Genomic window (Acidobacteriaceae bacterium):
ATGTCGACCGCGGCCGCGTCCCTGAGATTGTGGAAGTAGTTGTTTGAAGCGCTGGTGATCGCAATCGGCGGCTGGAACGAGCCGTCGCCATTGCCGAAGAGTAGCCAGGGGGCGCCGGTGCTATCGCTGGCGACGAGATCCTGCTTGTGGTCCCCGTTGAAATCACCATGCAGGATCCAGCCGCCTCTGAAGTTAATGCTGGAAGTGCCGTTGGACAGATTCGTTGGTGCAAGGAACGTACCATCGCCCTTTCCCAGGCTCAGGTGAATGGGCACCTCGCCAGTGCTGGCGACATCGGGAACGCCGTCGCCGTTGAAGTCAGCGACCGTAGCGGCGGTCAGTAGTTCTCCCATTTCATAGGCCGGTGCAGTTGCGAGGGTTCCATCGCTCTGGCCGTAGCTGATGTAGATGCCGTGTGCAGCAATCGATACGACGTCCGGGATACCATCGCCATTCATATCCGCGACGCGAAACTGATAGTCGGCCAGCCCGAAATCGCTGGCGAAGTAGCCGGTCGCAAAGTGCATCGGATAGGCGAAGGTGAGTCCGGTCTGTCCCAGCAGGACGGAGGTGCCATCCGCTGCGTAGGCGAGTACGTCCGGTATGCCATCGCCGTTGGCGTCGTAGACGGCTTTGGGGAATAAGAACGTCCCGAATCCATCTAATTCGTACGCCTGGTCGCCGTACTGAGTTGTGGAGATTGGGGTGGTGTTGAACGAGCCGTCTGGATTGCCGCGGAGAATGATGAGTCGGGAGCCGCCTGTTATGTCTCCGTCGCTGGAATCGACGAAGCCGCAGACGGCGTCAAGATGCCCTGAGTTTTCCATGTCGTGGAAGACGCAGTTCGCACCGTAGTTCGCGAGCGTGGAGTAGTTCGTTACCAGGCCGAATTTTCCGCCGCCGGTACCGAGCTCGACTTCGGGGCCCTGCGAGAGCAGAAGGTCAGGTATGCCGTCTGCGTTGACGTCTGCGGCGAAGACTGCACCGTTGTTGATGTCGGACTGAACGGCCGAAGCAACCGTGAAGCCACCCTTGCCGTCGCCTAGGAGGATTTCGTTCTGGCCGCCGTATCCCTGGCCCTCGATCAGGTCCGGGTAGCCGTCGCCATTGAGGTCTCCCGCCAGCATCAGCAGGGGGATAGAGTAGCTGCCGTTGTCTTGAAAGGGGACAGCAGTAACGACCGGGGTCTGAAAGGTCCCGTCGCCATTGCCGAGATATACGTCCACGTTATTCGTAAATTCGTAGGCGCTGGTGCAGGCCAGGTCCTGATGGCCATCCTTATTGAAGTCTGCGACGACGCACTCCGGAGGTCTGGTCGTGACCGGAAAGGTGATGTCGGGTGCGTTGGTGTAGTCACCGCCGGCGGTGGCCATCAGGATGTGCAGTTTGGACGGCGAGGTCGAGAAGTCGACCCAGGCAATGTCCGGGAGTCCGTCACCGTTGAAGTCGCCGATAGCCATCGTTGCGGGGTCGACGGGAGTCGGTATGCGGCGCGGGTTCTTAAAGGTTTCTGCAGAAAGACAGGACGGGCCGACGCTGAGAAGCAAGAAGGCAGCGAAGAGGGCCGAACGGAGCCTGGTGAGCTTCGAGAACATTTCGGAGCGGGGTGTTGGGGCGCTTCAGTATAGCGCGCCACGATAGAACTCCGAACCCCGAAGGTAACGCTTCGGTTCAGCCGGCGGCGAGGGAGCCTCAGCCCGCTAGATAGAACTCGGCGATTTCGAGGTCGCCCGGCTGGGTGACCTTCAGGTTGCGGGAGGTGCCGGGGACGACATAGACGGGGATGTTGGCGCGCTCGAGGAGCGAGGCCTCGTCGGTGCCGGTGAACTGGTCGGCCTGCGCTTCATCGAAGGCGCGGCGCATGAGCGGGACCCTGGCGCCCTGCGGGGTTTGGGCGTGGACGATGAGCTCGCGCGGAATGGTGGCGGTGATGAGGGCGCCGTCGGCGGTGCGCTCGACCTGCTTAATGGTGTCGATCGCCGGGGTGCCGACGATGGCGGCACCGTGCTTCTCGATACCGTCGATCACATGACCGATTGTGGCGGTGTCGATGAGTGGGCGGACGGCGTCGTGGACGAGGACGATGTCGTCGTCGCCGGTGGACGGAAGCGCGGCAAGGGCGTTAGCAACGGAGTCCTGGCGGGTGTCGCCGCCTTGAACGACGTGGACGCGGTTGGAGAGCTTGTGCTCGTCAAGCAGAGCGGAGACGCGTGGCTGCTCTGACGCGCGCACGGCGACGTATATGCCGGTGATGCGTGGGACCGCGAGGAAGGCCCGGAGAGAGTGGAGCAGGATGGGGATGCCGCCGAGCTGGATGAACTGCTTGGGAGCGCCTCCTGTTGCTGAGGCCATACGGGTACCGATCCCCGCCGCGGGGAGAATAACGAACACAGACATGGGAAGGCGAGTATACCGCTTTTGAAGTCAGGGAGTTGGGGAGTCAGGGGGGAGCATCATCTCCGTGCTTTGGGTGAAGCCGAAACGCTCATAGATCGGGCGGCCGAAGCGGGAGGCGTGAAGGGTGATGACGCGTGGCCCGCGGCTGCGGCACTCGGCGACGGCGGCCTCCAGGATCTGTTTTGCGAAGCCGCGACCGCGGGCTTCAGGAACGGTGTAGAAGTTGAGCAGATAGGCGCGGAGCGGCTCGGGGTCCATCCAGTGCGGAGGGAACTCCAGGAAGTAAATGCCGGCTGCCGTGAGGACCTTGCCGTCTTCTTCCAGGAACAGGCCGACGTAGCTGCCGTCAGCGAGGTGATTGCGGACCCACGGTTCGAAGGCTGCGTCCATCTCGCGCAGGCGTTCTTCGGTGGTGAAGTTGTTGTCAGCGAACATGAGGTGGCGATGTTCGGTGATGAGCGCGGCGTCGTTGAGTGTGGCGCGGCGAAGAGTGGGCATTCTCTGATGGTAAAACCACGTATCCGGTTGCAGAACTTGACGTTAATGGATAACGAGCGAATTGGCGGTGTCTCTGCAAATGTGAAGAGTTTGTCACCGGGGCATCTTCAGGGAGGACTTCGCGCCTCAAAAGGGTACGGGGAGTTTCCTATGCGTGTACGGGTTTTCGGTGTGCTGGCGAGTGTGGCGGCGGGTTTGATGCTGGTCGGGTCTGCAGGACAGATGCGGGCGGATACTGTGTTTTCGAACTTCGGACCATCGCAAACCTACGTGGGGAACGCATGGTGGAACGTCGGGAATTCGACATCGCCGGCTGGAACGCAAGTGGATGCTTTCTCTTTTGCGCCGAGCGAGACGGCGACGGTAACGGGTGCGGACCTGGCGTTGGCGCTGGTTCCTCCTCCGGGAACGGTTCAGACTCTGACGCCGCTGACGGTGTACATCGAGTCGAATTCCGGCGGGACTCCTGGCGCCATTCTGGCTACGCTGACGCAGAACGGAAGCTACGCCTATTACCCCACGACTACGGTGGTGAACTTCAACTGCAGCGGTAGCTGCGCGACGCTGGATGCGGGCTCGACGTATTGGCTTGTGGCCCAGCAGACGGACTCGGCGAATACGACGGGATGGCTCTATAGCTTTGGTGATACCGGCACGTGGTATTACAACGAACTGGGCAGCGCGACAGGGCCGTGGACGGCGGCAACCCAGGGAGATAATTTCTCGGCGTTTGATGTGACTGGAACTCCGACGAATTCGGTGTCGCCGGTGCCGGAGCCGGGGACTTTGGCTCTCCTTGCATTGGGCCTGGTGGGAGTGGTGGCGATAGAGCGGCGAAGAGCCTTGAAGGGCCTTACGCTCTGCGCTCGTAGTGCCCGATAGGAGCGGCTCCGTTTTACCGGAAGGCAGCGATTCGTTAGCATTCATCCTATGGGGACCATCGTGAGCCGGGACGCTCTGCGCCTCCCGCTGCCCTCACCGAAGGTGGGACAGATCGATGGTCTTCAGGCATTGCGCGCGATCGCCGTGTTCCTGGTGGCATGGACGCACTGCGGGCAGCTGTTCCTTAGTACGGGAATGAACCTGCCGCAGTTAGGCATCTTCGGCGTCGACGTCTTCTTCGTGATCAGCGGTTTCATCCTGTCGTTGCTGGTGCTGCGCGAGACGCGGCCGCCCGGCGTTCGGACGATGTGGAATTTTCTGCGGCGACGCCTGGTCAGGATCTTTCCCGTGTATCTCGTGTTCGCGCTGCTTCCGCTGGCGCATCACTTTCACCACGGGCTGGCCGAGGGGCTGACCTATGTTCCGGCTATCTTTCTTCTGCCAGGGTTGCGCTTCCCGGATCTGCCGACGCTGGCGAACTTCAGCTGGACGCTGATCTTCGAGATGTTTTTCTACCTGCTGTTTGCGGCCCTGCTGTTGGTGGCGGTGCGCCGGGCGGCGGCGATCATGGGCTGGATGCTGGTGGGTTTGGTTTGCCTCGGTGCAGTGATCGACTTCCGGCGGCCGATTCTGGCTGTGGTGATGAATCCGATCCTGTTGGAATTTGCTTTTGGAGTGTGTATCGCGATCCTGTACTCGCGTTACGGGTTGAAACGCAAGCCGCGGGTGGGCGTCGTGCTTTTCGTGCTGGGATGGACGCTCGCGTTCGTGGCGTATTCGTGGAAGACGCTGGGGATGGGGCAGTTTCAGAACGACATCCTGGCAGGCAGAGGAGTGATGCTGCGCGCGTTGACACTGGGCGTGACGGCGGGGCTGATCGTGGCAGGAACGGTGTTCTGGTCTCCGGGGATGCGGTCGTTTGCAGGCAGGGTGATGGTGCTGCTGGGAAACTCGTCGTACTCGGCCTACCTGCTGTCCGGCTACCTTTTCGAGACCGTTGGTCCAAAGATTTCGAGACGCGTGATGCTGCACGGGTACGTGGAACTGATATGTGCTGAACTGGCGGTCGCCGGTGTGCTGATGGGGCTCGGCGTTGTTTTCTATCTCCTGATCGAGAAGCCGTTGCTGCGCGTGGCGAATCGACTTCTGCCGGCCGCGAACACCCGAGAGAAGAGGCAGGCTCCCGCTCTACAACCTATGGGGGCTGCGAGGAATTAGTCGCCAGTTTCGGTTGGTAGACTGAAGATCTCGGAGGACAACTGAGGTAATGCAGACGGTCTCGGCGCGTGAAGAGCGCGCAAAAGGGTCCACGCATCACGCCACGAATGTGGCGAATGCGTGGAAGTATCTGGCTGGGTTTGTGGGCGTGTTTTTGTTGTTGTTCTTAGCCAGCAACCGTCGCGTCGTTGTTTATGACGAAGGGATTCTGCTGACCGGTGTCATGCGGGTGATGGCCGGGCAGGTGCCGCATCGAGACTTCTATTACAACTACGGTCCGGCCACGGTTTATTTGATCGCGGGACTGTTCAAGCTGTTTGGGCCGTCAGTGCTGGTTGAGAGACTGCTGGCGCTGTTTGCAGATTCGCTGCTGGTGGTGACGCTGTACGCGATGACCCGCCGGCTTTGCAAGCCGAAGGTGGCGACCGTCGCTGGGTGCTACGGATTGCTTTGGATGTTCGGGCTGGGAGCGTGGTCGCTGCTGGCGGTGGTCATGCTTTGGGCAACGTGGCTTCTGAGAAAGGTGTTCCAGAGTGATCTGCCGGCAATCCGTGCATTTGCCGCGGGCGCGCTCGTGGGTGTAGCGACGCTGCTCCGCTATGACATGGGGGCTGGCATCCTGGCGTGTCATGTTCTGACGATCGGAGTGGCGAGCTATCTGCGCCGTGACAGCCTGCGTTCGCGAGCGGTCTCGATGGCGCGGAGCCTTTGGGGATATGTTCTTGGTCTCGCGGTAGTGGTTGCACCACCGGCGTGGGCATACCTGCGCGTCGCGCCTGTTCACGATTTGTTGTTCGATATCGTGCTGTACACGGCGCACCACTACCATGCTGCCCGTGCACTGCCGTTTCCCTGGCGGCATCTGGCGCAACTGCAGGATCTCGTCGTGTATGTCCTGGTCGTCCTGATGGCGATCAGTGTGTATGTGGCAGCCCGTTATATGATCGCCTTTCGGAAACGCGAGCGTGTCCAGACGGACGTGATTCCGGAGTGGATCGCCGTGCTCATCCCCTTTTTGTTCATCGCGCTGATGGCTTATGCAAAGGGTGTTGTGCGCTTAGGGGCGGCGGGCGAAGCTCTGGCTGCCATGCCGTGCATCGTGATGACCGCGGTGTTGTACGAGCATAGAGAGATCTTCAGTGAGGGCCTGCGCAAGACGTTGAGGGTAATGATTGTGCTGCTCTGGATCTTTGCCGGTTGGGGAGCACTGCATGCGGTTTCTGGACTGCACAAGTTCAAGTCGTCGATGTTGCTGTGGATGATTGAGCCAGCGAAGATGGACCCTCAGCCGCCGTTCGACGGCTGGTGCCGCGACAGGAACCCCGTGACCCGGGGAGTCTGTTACTCGATGGATAGCGATCATATCCAGACGGTGGAGTTTTTAGAGGCGCATACAAAGCCGGGCGACACGCTATTCGTGGGTCTGCCTCAGCACGACCGGATCTTCATCAACGACAACATGACGTACTTTGCGACGCAACGGCTCCCTGCGACGAAGTGGTCGCACTTCGATCCGTTCCTCCAGAACACGGCTCCGATACAGCAGGAGATGGTTGCGGAGCTGGAGCGCAACAAGCCGCCTTACGTCGTACTGGACAGCGAGTTCGACGCGGTCCATGAGCCGAACGGGAGTTCAGTGCATACGGGCGTGCATCTGCTGGATAACTACATCGCGCAGCACTACCAGTGGGTAAAGACGTTCGGGGAGATGACGATACTGCAACGGCGAGCCGGGTAAACCGGCTCAGAACTCGCAGCAGAAGCGTGCACGCAGGTTACTGCGGAAGATCCGTGAGCGGGCGCAGGTCGTCAAGTGAGGGCCGTTCGGGCTGGGTGTGGCGCGTAACGATGACGCCGTTGGTTTCGAAGTGCGTGACGCGGTGGCCGTGATCGTGGCCGAATTTGATGGTTTTGCGCAACAGGGTTAAATGTTGCCGTGACTCCTCTTCGAAGTGGCGGCTGACGGCCCAGTCATAGTCGGCGAGCAGGACGTAAGTGGTCTCGCACCTGGGGCAGTAAAGCAGTGTTTCGAGCGTGCGATGAAACGCAGCTGGTGGAAGTGGAGCGATGGGGTCGGTTCCGGATTTGAGTGCGACGAGGATGTTGCGGGGCATCGGCGAAAGCTAGAGCATTCTCCTGAAGGTGTGGTCGAAGCGAATAGCGTTGGCGTCCAAAGAAAACGACCTCCACAGATTTCTCGCGAAACTACAGTATCAGGAGAAATGCTCTAAAACTCCCAGCGCAGGAGCGTTGCCCCCACGGTGAAGCCAGCACCGACCGAAGCGAGCAGAACGAGGTCACCCTTTTTCAAGCGGCCTTCCTGGATGGCGGTGTCCATTGCAAGCGGAATCGTGCCGGCGGTAGTGTTGCCGTAACGGTCGATGTTGAGGATGACCGACTCCATGGGCATGCCGAGGCGATGCGCTGTGGACTCGATGATGCGCTTGTTGGCTTGGTGCGGGATGAAGCAGCCGAGGTCGGCGCCGGTGACGCCGTTGCGCTCGAGGACTCTTTCGGCGGCTTCGGCCATCTTGCGCACGGCGAACTTGTAGACGGACTGGCCGTCCTGGTAGACGAAGTGCTGCCGCTTGTCGACGGTCTCATGCGAGGCGGGAAGAAGCGATCCGCCGGCGGGCATGTTCAGCGAGACAGCGCCCGAGCCGTCGATCTCGTGCCAGAAGTCGATGAGGCCGACTTCGCCTTCTTCACACGGTTCAAGGAGGACTGCGCCGGCGCCATCGCCGAACAGGATGCAGGTGGAGCGGTCGGTGTAGTCGATGATCGAGCTCATGACGTCGGCGCCGATCACGAGGACCTTTTTGTGTGCGCCGGATTCGACGAGCTTGGCGCCGACCTGGAGGGCATATGGAAATCCGGAGCAGGCGGCAGAGAGATCGAAGCCCCAGGCGCCGGTGGCTCCGAGCTTGTTCTGCACGAGGCAGGCGGCGGAGGGGAAGATCATGTCCGGCGTTACGGTGGCCATGATGATGGCCTCGACTTCGGTGGGCTCGACGCCGCGGGAGGCGAGGCAGCGCCGTGCGGCTTCAACGGCGAGGTCACTGGTGGCGACGCCTTTGTCGACAAGGTGGCGTTCGCGAATGCCGGTCCGCTCGACGATCCACTGATCGTTGGTTTCGACCATCTTTTCGAGGTCGGAGTTGG
Coding sequences:
- the ispD gene encoding 2-C-methyl-D-erythritol 4-phosphate cytidylyltransferase is translated as MSVFVILPAAGIGTRMASATGGAPKQFIQLGGIPILLHSLRAFLAVPRITGIYVAVRASEQPRVSALLDEHKLSNRVHVVQGGDTRQDSVANALAALPSTGDDDIVLVHDAVRPLIDTATIGHVIDGIEKHGAAIVGTPAIDTIKQVERTADGALITATIPRELIVHAQTPQGARVPLMRRAFDEAQADQFTGTDEASLLERANIPVYVVPGTSRNLKVTQPGDLEIAEFYLAG
- a CDS encoding GNAT family N-acetyltransferase, translating into MPTLRRATLNDAALITEHRHLMFADNNFTTEERLREMDAAFEPWVRNHLADGSYVGLFLEEDGKVLTAAGIYFLEFPPHWMDPEPLRAYLLNFYTVPEARGRGFAKQILEAAVAECRSRGPRVITLHASRFGRPIYERFGFTQSTEMMLPPDSPTP
- a CDS encoding choice-of-anchor R domain-containing protein is translated as MRVRVFGVLASVAAGLMLVGSAGQMRADTVFSNFGPSQTYVGNAWWNVGNSTSPAGTQVDAFSFAPSETATVTGADLALALVPPPGTVQTLTPLTVYIESNSGGTPGAILATLTQNGSYAYYPTTTVVNFNCSGSCATLDAGSTYWLVAQQTDSANTTGWLYSFGDTGTWYYNELGSATGPWTAATQGDNFSAFDVTGTPTNSVSPVPEPGTLALLALGLVGVVAIERRRALKGLTLCARSAR
- a CDS encoding acyltransferase; this translates as MGQIDGLQALRAIAVFLVAWTHCGQLFLSTGMNLPQLGIFGVDVFFVISGFILSLLVLRETRPPGVRTMWNFLRRRLVRIFPVYLVFALLPLAHHFHHGLAEGLTYVPAIFLLPGLRFPDLPTLANFSWTLIFEMFFYLLFAALLLVAVRRAAAIMGWMLVGLVCLGAVIDFRRPILAVVMNPILLEFAFGVCIAILYSRYGLKRKPRVGVVLFVLGWTLAFVAYSWKTLGMGQFQNDILAGRGVMLRALTLGVTAGLIVAGTVFWSPGMRSFAGRVMVLLGNSSYSAYLLSGYLFETVGPKISRRVMLHGYVELICAELAVAGVLMGLGVVFYLLIEKPLLRVANRLLPAANTREKRQAPALQPMGAARN
- a CDS encoding beta-ketoacyl-ACP synthase III, whose amino-acid sequence is MSLTLKPRHAVRAKISALGTYVPPRVLTNSDLEKMVETNDQWIVERTGIRERHLVDKGVATSDLAVEAARRCLASRGVEPTEVEAIIMATVTPDMIFPSAACLVQNKLGATGAWGFDLSAACSGFPYALQVGAKLVESGAHKKVLVIGADVMSSIIDYTDRSTCILFGDGAGAVLLEPCEEGEVGLIDFWHEIDGSGAVSLNMPAGGSLLPASHETVDKRQHFVYQDGQSVYKFAVRKMAEAAERVLERNGVTGADLGCFIPHQANKRIIESTAHRLGMPMESVILNIDRYGNTTAGTIPLAMDTAIQEGRLKKGDLVLLASVGAGFTVGATLLRWEF